Genomic window (bacterium):
GCAAAGAGAAGCGCTCGCGGGTCAGCCGCAAGAAGAAGGCTTGAAAGCAGGTTATCCGCAATGCCGCAGGCTGTCTTGGCTATAGTGTTGGCAGTTGCGGGAGCGACGATGACCAGTTTTGCGTCCTCAAGCAGCGATATGTGATTCAAGGCCTCCCTTCTTGCCCAGAGGTCGTCGTAAACGCCTTCGGTGCTAAGTGATTCGAAGGTTGCGCGTCCGACGAACTTGAGCGCCGCTTCGGTAACCACAACAGGCGTCCGGAATCCGCGTTCCCTGAGCAGCCTCAATATAAAAGGCGCTTTGTAGGCGGCGACCGAGCCGGTTACCGCAAGAATGAGTTTCTCGTTCATCCAGAGATGTCTTCTTCGCCTCGTAGCGTCCGGTTGAGACCCAGCATGTAAGGGTTCTCGACCGCATCAATCCTTCCTTCGACAATATCCTCTATGAGCTGGCGTGTTGCCCTTGAGGCCTTTGCGAGAAAGATGTACTTGTTCTCAAAGCGGGTCCATATCTTTTCTAAAGACGCTTCTATCATCTATCCTCCGTTCAATTTAATTTCAGATATTCTCTTAGAGCGCGCTCTTTCGGCTTCAAGAATCGCCGTTAGTTTGTGAACGCTCTCGGCAAGAGAATCGTTTACTATGACGTAATCGAACTCTCTGGCCTTCTCAATCTCCGAACGAGCCTCCTTCAGCCTCTCCTCTATCAGTTCCTTGCCCTCTCTTCCCCTTGTCAGTAGTCTGTGCCTTAGTTCCTCGATTGTAGGCGGAAGAAGGAAAACAGCAACACTCCCGGGATAAACCTGCCGGACATGCAGGGCGCCCTTAACGTCAAGGTCAAGGATAACGTCGCGCCCGGATGACTGGCTTCTCTCTATCTCTGAACGGAGAGTCCCGTATCGGTGGCCGTAAACCTCCTCCCATTCGAGAAACCCTGATTCTTTTATGAGATTATCAAACCTCTCATCAGTGATGAAATGGTAATCTTCTCCGTCCACCTCCTTGCCGCGCCTCGGTCTCGTGGTTGCCGATACGGAGTATCCGAGGTTTGAATCGTGCCTTAGGAGCGCCCTGCAAAGAGTGGTTTTGCCGGTGCCTGAAGGCGCGGACAGGATAAGGAGAAACGCTTTTCTACTCAACATTCTGGACTTGTTCCCTCATCTTTTCGACCTCCTCCTTTATCGAGATGACAAAGTGAGTGATCTCCGTGTCGTTGGCCTTGGAGCCTATAGTGTTCGTCTCCTTCATCATCTCCTGTGCAGTAAAGTTGAGTCTGCGTCCGTTCGACATTTTTTCATTCAGGGTCTCCCTGAATAGTCTTGCGTGATTTTCGAGCCTCACGCATTCCTCGTGGATGTCGAAGCGTTCCGAGAAGTAGAGAACCTCCTGCAGCAGTCTGTTGCGGTCGGCTTCAAGCTGCATGCCTTCTATGAGTTCAATAAGCTTTGCCTTTTTTTCACGTATCCTGCCTGGAACCCGTTTCTTTATAGCCGCAAGGTTCTTCATGATTGCGGAAAGACGCTTTTTCAAATCCGCTTCAAGATTGCGGCCCTCTGATTTGCGCATCTTAACGAGGTCCATTAAGGCTTTTCTAGTGAGAGTCTCCACGCTTTTCCATATCTTTGAGGGATCAACATCGCGCGGCTTTTCCTTGATGAGCCCTGGAAGTCTGAAGAGAATCTCTGGTGAGAGCTCGCCCGATACAGGCATCTTCTTCTTTAGTTCACGAAGGATGCGTGTGAACTCATCAAGCACCTGCGTATCGATGGTAAGATGTTTGCCGTTGGACTCTTCGATATGAACGGATATGTTTATGGATCCTCTCGCGATTTCTTGCTTGACTATCTGCTTTATATCGTCCTCGAATGCGGCAAGCTGGTCGGGAAGCTTCACAGCGACGTCGAGATAACGGTGATTTACCGACCGTGCCTCCACGGTTATTCTCAGACCTTCAGGCTTGATAACACTCACGGCTCTTCCCTGACCGGTCATGCTCGTTATCATTTCATTGCTCCTTCAAGAACAAATGTTACGGGACCGTCGTTAACCAGTTTCACATGCATGTGCGCACCGAACACGCCTTCTTGTACTTGAACTCCTTTCTCCCGGAGCGATGAGACGAAGAATTCAAAAAGCTTTTTTGCTACATCCGGCGGCATTGCCGAATCGAAAGAAGGTCTGAGACCGCGTGAAAGATCGGCAGCCAACGTGAACTGCGAAACCGCAAGCACCTGGCCTCCCACATCGGCAATGGAAAGATTCATCTTGCCAGCTTCGTCTTCAAAAAAACGCTGTTTAACGAGTCTTGCGGCCATGTTG
Coding sequences:
- the gmk gene encoding guanylate kinase produces the protein MLSRKAFLLILSAPSGTGKTTLCRALLRHDSNLGYSVSATTRPRRGKEVDGEDYHFITDERFDNLIKESGFLEWEEVYGHRYGTLRSEIERSQSSGRDVILDLDVKGALHVRQVYPGSVAVFLLPPTIEELRHRLLTRGREGKELIEERLKEARSEIEKAREFDYVIVNDSLAESVHKLTAILEAERARSKRISEIKLNGG
- a CDS encoding YicC family protein — its product is MITSMTGQGRAVSVIKPEGLRITVEARSVNHRYLDVAVKLPDQLAAFEDDIKQIVKQEIARGSINISVHIEESNGKHLTIDTQVLDEFTRILRELKKKMPVSGELSPEILFRLPGLIKEKPRDVDPSKIWKSVETLTRKALMDLVKMRKSEGRNLEADLKKRLSAIMKNLAAIKKRVPGRIREKKAKLIELIEGMQLEADRNRLLQEVLYFSERFDIHEECVRLENHARLFRETLNEKMSNGRRLNFTAQEMMKETNTIGSKANDTEITHFVISIKEEVEKMREQVQNVE
- a CDS encoding D-tyrosyl-tRNA(Tyr) deacylase, with product MKAVVQRVNEASVSVDGEKISEISRGLLVLLGLEKSDSEDEVRNMAARLVKQRFFEDEAGKMNLSIADVGGQVLAVSQFTLAADLSRGLRPSFDSAMPPDVAKKLFEFFVSSLREKGVQVQEGVFGAHMHVKLVNDGPVTFVLEGAMK